A single Sulfurimonas aquatica DNA region contains:
- the htpG gene encoding molecular chaperone HtpG, producing MAKHQFQTEANQILNLMIHSLYSNKEIFIRELVSNASDALDKLNMLVLTDDKYKDVAFNPRIDIVANKEAKTLTIKDSGIGMNEEDLMNNLGTIAKSGTKAFLENLSGDQKEDSNLIGQFGVGFYACFMVAHKVEVTTKKAGEDQAFLWTSEGTGEFELENTTQDGHGTTIVMHLNDDEDEFLETYRVESIIKKYSNHIPFPIFMDKEKHIPAVMDDEGKEELEPSRTEMENEQINRANALWTIAKKDVTDDEYKDFYSSIAHSSEEPLTWMHNKAEGAVEYTTLFYIPSKAPMDMYRVDYQTGIKLYINRVFITDDEKELMPTYLRFLRGVIDSKDLPLNVSREILQSNAVMNKIQKSSVKKVLSELAKMSKKDSAKYDEFYKEFGNVLKEGLYSDFENREKILELMKFNTINSDETVMIEDFVKNIDEEKKEIYYITGKTSLAMLKNSPALERFKARNIDVLVLNEEVDTIIFPMVTDYKEYKLVPVADAKFEESEEEKKAEEEVAKTYEGLAKEFKEALGDAVKSVETTSELTDSPVAIKIDKEDPTYMMAQMMKQMGQGGDTPPPAPIFMINPNHELIKKLNDSSDTNLVNDAAHVLLDQAKLFDGQELSDTADFISRLNRIITKAI from the coding sequence ATGGCAAAACATCAGTTTCAAACAGAAGCAAATCAAATACTAAACTTAATGATCCACTCACTCTACTCAAATAAAGAGATATTCATTCGTGAGCTAGTTTCAAATGCGTCTGACGCATTAGATAAATTAAATATGTTAGTTTTAACAGATGATAAATATAAAGATGTAGCGTTTAATCCTCGTATTGACATTGTTGCAAATAAAGAAGCAAAAACTTTAACAATTAAAGATTCTGGTATCGGTATGAACGAGGAAGATTTAATGAATAACCTTGGTACTATCGCAAAATCTGGTACTAAAGCATTCTTAGAAAACCTTTCTGGTGATCAAAAAGAGGATTCTAATCTTATTGGTCAGTTCGGGGTTGGTTTTTACGCTTGTTTTATGGTTGCGCATAAAGTTGAAGTTACAACTAAAAAAGCTGGAGAGGATCAAGCATTTTTATGGACAAGTGAAGGTACGGGAGAATTTGAGTTAGAAAATACAACTCAAGATGGACATGGTACTACAATTGTAATGCATTTAAATGATGATGAAGATGAATTTTTAGAAACTTATAGAGTTGAATCAATTATTAAAAAATACTCTAACCATATTCCATTCCCAATTTTTATGGATAAAGAGAAGCATATCCCTGCGGTTATGGATGATGAAGGCAAAGAAGAGTTAGAACCATCAAGAACAGAGATGGAAAATGAACAGATTAACCGTGCAAACGCACTATGGACTATCGCTAAAAAAGACGTGACTGATGATGAGTATAAAGATTTTTACAGCTCAATAGCACACTCTTCTGAAGAGCCATTAACATGGATGCACAACAAAGCTGAGGGTGCAGTTGAATATACTACGCTTTTTTATATTCCAAGTAAAGCTCCTATGGATATGTATAGAGTTGATTATCAAACTGGTATCAAGCTTTATATCAATCGTGTTTTCATTACTGATGATGAAAAAGAACTTATGCCTACATACCTACGTTTCTTACGCGGAGTAATTGATTCTAAAGATTTACCACTTAATGTATCTCGTGAGATTTTACAATCAAACGCAGTAATGAATAAGATACAAAAATCTTCTGTAAAAAAAGTTCTCTCTGAGCTGGCTAAGATGTCTAAAAAAGATTCTGCTAAATATGATGAGTTTTATAAAGAGTTTGGAAATGTTTTAAAAGAGGGTCTATATAGCGATTTTGAAAACCGTGAGAAAATTTTAGAACTTATGAAGTTTAACACTATCAACTCTGATGAAACAGTAATGATAGAAGATTTTGTTAAAAACATAGATGAAGAGAAGAAAGAGATTTACTATATTACAGGTAAGACATCTTTAGCAATGCTTAAAAATTCACCTGCGTTAGAGCGTTTTAAAGCACGTAATATCGACGTACTGGTTCTTAACGAAGAAGTAGACACTATCATCTTCCCAATGGTTACAGACTACAAAGAGTATAAACTCGTTCCTGTTGCTGATGCAAAGTTTGAAGAGAGTGAAGAAGAGAAAAAAGCTGAAGAAGAAGTTGCTAAAACTTATGAAGGACTAGCAAAAGAGTTTAAAGAAGCTCTTGGTGATGCTGTTAAGTCTGTTGAGACTACATCTGAGCTAACTGATTCTCCAGTTGCTATTAAGATAGACAAAGAAGATCCAACTTATATGATGGCTCAAATGATGAAACAGATGGGACAGGGTGGTGACACACCTCCACCCGCTCCAATCTTTATGATTAATCCTAATCATGAGCTTATTAAAAAGTTAAATGATTCATCTGATACAAACCTTGTAAATGATGCAGCACATGTACTTTTAGACCAAGCAAAACTGTTTGATGGGCAGGAGTTAAGTGATACAGCAGACTTTATATCTAGACTTAATCGAATCATTACTAAAGCAATATAA
- a CDS encoding DUF3817 domain-containing protein yields the protein MIKESVKKFGLINSIEGYSYLILVFVAMPLKYLLGINEAVKVAGMIHGILFVLFCILLLQAWYTTKWAFKENIIFFIASLIPFGTLFTKNRIKSYE from the coding sequence ATGATAAAAGAGAGTGTAAAAAAGTTTGGTCTTATTAACAGTATTGAGGGTTACTCTTATCTAATTCTAGTTTTTGTTGCCATGCCTTTGAAATATCTACTTGGCATTAATGAAGCAGTAAAAGTAGCAGGTATGATTCATGGAATACTGTTTGTACTTTTTTGCATATTACTACTGCAGGCATGGTATACAACTAAATGGGCGTTTAAAGAAAATATAATCTTTTTTATAGCTTCGCTTATCCCTTTTGGAACTCTCTTTACAAAAAATAGAATCAAAAGTTATGAATAA
- a CDS encoding OadG family protein: METNLILEGFKFMGLGMGTVFVFLIIMIISMNIMSTIIHKFFPEVQPKPVAPATQNKNKNAKVIAAISAAISHHRQG, translated from the coding sequence ATGGAAACAAACCTGATATTGGAGGGTTTTAAATTTATGGGGTTAGGAATGGGAACAGTGTTCGTATTTTTAATTATTATGATAATAAGTATGAACATTATGTCAACTATTATCCATAAATTTTTCCCAGAAGTACAACCAAAGCCGGTAGCACCTGCTACACAAAATAAAAATAAAAATGCTAAAGTTATTGCAGCTATCTCTGCAGCAATTTCTCATCATAGACAAGGGTAA